One part of the Mangrovibacillus cuniculi genome encodes these proteins:
- a CDS encoding HD-GYP domain-containing protein, which translates to MRVKVSDLVEGCILEEDVMGKSKFPLVAKNTVIDQLHIEVLQSFLIEEVHVSLVLVNGDPFSVVPVLDKMSDKTKQLNEELVSRDTNSAFTSAYLKAVSLYKKQFIQWQSGSPVDVVAVRSLLLPLLEFIDSNTSLVSTLHHYSTKEDYLYHHGVSTGIIAGAIGKKLGLDKGTYVQLSIAGALADCGMAKISNIILVKNKALNRSEYDEVKKHTAYSYSLLKDTSFLKTEMKVAIFQHHERVDGSGYPVGERGQRIHLYAQIIAVSDVYHAMTSERIYRSKKSPYKVLEMLSQDFFGEYDAAVLSNLINLICSFTPGTTVRLSNGEYAQIMFTKANDPLRPLIRLKDRDEYIDLEKSRALYIESV; encoded by the coding sequence ATGAGAGTGAAAGTATCAGATCTTGTAGAAGGATGTATCTTAGAAGAAGATGTAATGGGAAAATCAAAATTCCCTCTAGTGGCAAAAAATACAGTGATAGATCAACTTCATATTGAGGTACTCCAATCGTTCCTAATAGAAGAAGTTCATGTATCATTGGTGCTTGTAAATGGAGATCCATTCAGTGTAGTTCCTGTTTTGGATAAGATGAGTGACAAAACTAAGCAACTAAATGAAGAATTAGTATCAAGGGATACTAATTCAGCTTTTACGAGTGCCTATTTAAAAGCCGTTTCTTTGTACAAAAAACAATTCATCCAATGGCAAAGTGGTTCACCTGTAGACGTAGTAGCTGTGAGGAGTTTATTGTTGCCATTGTTAGAATTTATAGATTCCAATACTTCCCTTGTTTCTACCTTACATCATTACTCAACCAAAGAGGACTACTTATATCATCATGGTGTTTCTACAGGTATTATCGCTGGAGCAATCGGAAAAAAATTAGGGTTAGATAAAGGTACCTATGTTCAGTTAAGTATTGCAGGGGCATTGGCAGATTGTGGTATGGCAAAGATATCAAATATTATCCTGGTGAAAAATAAGGCCTTAAATAGAAGTGAATATGATGAGGTAAAGAAACATACAGCATATAGTTACTCTTTATTAAAAGACACCTCTTTTCTAAAAACGGAAATGAAAGTAGCTATTTTTCAACATCATGAACGAGTAGATGGTAGTGGATATCCAGTTGGAGAAAGAGGGCAAAGAATTCATTTATACGCACAAATTATTGCTGTATCTGATGTGTATCATGCTATGACATCAGAGAGAATATATCGATCAAAAAAGTCTCCTTATAAAGTGTTAGAAATGTTATCACAAGATTTTTTTGGTGAGTATGATGCTGCAGTATTATCTAATTTAATCAATTTAATATGTTCTTTTACGCCTGGAACTACTGTGAGACTGTCTAATGGTGAATATGCTCAAATTATGTTTACAAAAGCAAATGACCCTCTAAGGCCACTTATTAGATTAAAAGATAGAGATGAGTATATTGATTTAGAAAAGTCACGCGCACTATACATTGAGTCTGTCTAA